Proteins encoded within one genomic window of Phototrophicus methaneseepsis:
- a CDS encoding serine/threonine-protein kinase → MTDDLIGKILGDYRLERKLTSGGMSHVYIGIDEKLGRRAAVKILTPEFQDQDKSLKVRFSREAKAVAQLEHDNIITIYQYGEVDGMYFLAMRYIDGPDLSDVIKTYRTKGELMPVERALAILEQVAIALDYAHARGIIHRDVKPSNVLLGHDDKAVLTDFGLVLWADVDNTLGTAFGTPRYISPEQATDSQLAVPQSDIYSLGVMAYEIFTGKHLFTGQNAMEVALAHIHEPPMPPRAHNPRMPGDAQAQILKALEKEPEQRHSTAVEFIHALKSAYNVAHDEYGPTLPFRPDTHSTPIVGSAAAAVGSASSDKFNTPSFNKITSPLTESPTATPSEKARATTKILQSWDEPAPAPDIAEKMRGNRSLPIIGGMGVVLLAVIIFAVMMMGGGNGDEGTPTAVMDTNDQVVAAEGTLISPTATPTPIPTVAPQEAIFRLRYNDDLIVLVNEGPSTLFMTGLGIRGTDDDDSYQSSGLEALQPGQCLVVKNNLQSATVPTAWRCSTMQEVTVSSSHSRFWYADTASDDLFRVLNEGREVGSCETVGRLVGRQTTECVIQWPNFDTERKGV, encoded by the coding sequence GTGACAGACGACTTGATCGGCAAGATACTGGGTGATTACCGCCTGGAACGCAAACTCACAAGCGGCGGTATGTCCCATGTCTATATTGGTATCGATGAAAAATTAGGGCGGCGGGCGGCTGTTAAAATCCTAACGCCGGAGTTCCAGGATCAAGATAAATCGTTGAAGGTGCGCTTTAGCAGAGAAGCTAAAGCCGTTGCCCAGTTGGAACACGACAACATCATCACGATTTACCAGTATGGCGAAGTCGATGGCATGTATTTTTTGGCAATGCGCTATATCGATGGGCCAGATCTCTCTGATGTCATCAAAACATACCGCACAAAAGGCGAGCTGATGCCCGTTGAACGGGCCCTAGCGATATTGGAGCAGGTCGCCATCGCGCTTGATTATGCCCATGCACGCGGCATTATTCATCGTGATGTAAAACCATCGAATGTGCTGCTCGGCCATGATGACAAGGCCGTACTGACGGACTTCGGCCTCGTGCTATGGGCCGATGTCGATAATACGCTTGGCACGGCTTTTGGCACACCGCGCTATATATCGCCAGAGCAAGCCACGGACAGCCAACTCGCCGTACCCCAGAGCGACATTTATTCCCTGGGCGTGATGGCTTACGAAATCTTCACGGGCAAACATCTATTCACAGGGCAAAATGCCATGGAAGTAGCCCTAGCACATATCCATGAGCCGCCCATGCCACCCCGTGCACACAATCCACGTATGCCAGGGGATGCCCAGGCGCAAATCCTCAAAGCGTTGGAAAAAGAACCTGAACAGCGCCACAGCACAGCCGTTGAGTTCATTCATGCGCTCAAATCGGCTTATAATGTCGCCCATGATGAATATGGGCCAACGCTGCCTTTCCGCCCGGATACACATTCGACGCCCATTGTGGGTTCCGCGGCTGCGGCAGTAGGAAGCGCCTCGTCGGACAAATTCAACACCCCGTCATTCAACAAAATCACATCGCCGCTGACAGAATCGCCAACGGCAACGCCCAGCGAAAAAGCACGGGCCACGACTAAAATCCTGCAATCCTGGGATGAACCAGCCCCCGCGCCTGATATTGCCGAAAAGATGCGGGGCAATCGCAGCTTACCCATTATCGGGGGCATGGGTGTGGTCCTGTTAGCCGTGATCATCTTCGCCGTCATGATGATGGGCGGTGGCAATGGCGATGAAGGCACGCCGACAGCCGTCATGGATACCAATGATCAGGTCGTCGCGGCAGAGGGGACCCTCATCTCGCCAACAGCCACGCCGACACCCATCCCCACCGTTGCCCCACAAGAGGCGATCTTCAGGCTGCGCTATAACGATGACCTGATTGTGCTCGTCAACGAAGGGCCTTCAACCCTGTTCATGACCGGATTGGGCATCCGTGGTACAGATGACGACGACAGCTATCAGAGCAGCGGCCTCGAAGCGTTACAACCGGGCCAGTGCCTCGTCGTTAAAAACAACCTGCAATCCGCAACAGTGCCGACTGCATGGCGATGCAGCACCATGCAAGAAGTCACCGTCTCATCGAGCCATTCGCGCTTCTGGTATGCGGATACTGCCAGCGATGACCTGTTCCGCGTGTTGAACGAAGGCCGGGAAGTCGGCTCCTGCGAGACAGTGGGCCGCCTTGTAGGCCGCCAGACAACGGAATGCGTCATTCAATGGCCTAACTTCGACACAGAGCGCAAGGGCGTCTAA
- the tnpA gene encoding IS200/IS605 family transposase translates to MSKSLAHTKWMCKYHIVFTPKYRRKVIYNQYKASIVEILKDLCKWKGVEIIEGNARIDHIHLLVSIPPKYSVSVIMGYLKGKSATMIFDRHANLKYKFGNRHFWARGYYVSTVGLNEATIAKYVREQEKHDQMMDRISTKEHDDPFRG, encoded by the coding sequence ATGAGCAAAAGTCTAGCACACACGAAATGGATGTGTAAGTATCACATCGTGTTCACGCCCAAGTACCGACGGAAAGTAATCTACAACCAGTACAAAGCCAGTATTGTGGAGATATTGAAGGATTTGTGCAAGTGGAAAGGCGTGGAGATCATAGAGGGAAACGCCCGAATCGATCACATCCATCTGTTAGTATCGATCCCACCCAAATATAGCGTGTCGGTTATCATGGGCTATCTGAAAGGCAAGAGTGCCACGATGATCTTTGACCGCCATGCGAATCTAAAATACAAGTTCGGGAATCGGCATTTCTGGGCGCGAGGCTACTACGTAAGCACAGTAGGACTGAATGAAGCGACGATCGCAAAGTACGTGCGTGAGCAAGAGAAACACGATCAAATGATGGATCGGATCAGCACAAAAGAGCATGACGACCCCTTTAGGGGTTAG
- a CDS encoding hybrid sensor histidine kinase/response regulator yields the protein MVTTNPKRILIADDNQSNVILLDRLLRQMGYETTPVYNGQAVIEAIETAEFDLVLLDVMMPDITGFTVLQWIRERYNLDQLPVILISALIEDENIIEGLELGANDYITKPIQVDILQRRVETQIKIKTSVDKHVYVEQQLKETTELQNRLMRIASHDLKNPLANIKLAITLLETDLQDNTILQLASEQTDRMENIIHEFLELELIKHNTMQVNLSPMTYQENLIGVIAAYEAAAAAKGITIQCDLSDEIIYADKNRLEQVLSNLVSNAVKYAALDTTISIWDSQEDDMLTFYVQNIGEAIKPEEMNKLFQPFSKMHTRPTGGEHSSGLGLWIVHQMMEAQHGEVGIDPDFKDGARFWVRLPLYQEELVAC from the coding sequence GTGGTGACAACAAACCCCAAACGCATACTCATTGCTGATGATAACCAGTCCAATGTGATCCTGTTAGACCGTTTGCTGCGCCAGATGGGCTACGAGACCACACCAGTCTACAATGGGCAGGCTGTGATAGAGGCGATTGAAACAGCAGAGTTTGATCTCGTGCTGCTCGACGTCATGATGCCGGATATTACGGGCTTTACGGTCTTGCAGTGGATCCGGGAGCGTTACAATCTGGATCAACTCCCCGTGATTTTAATTAGCGCGCTGATCGAAGATGAAAACATCATTGAGGGCCTGGAACTGGGTGCGAATGATTACATCACCAAGCCGATTCAGGTAGACATTTTACAGCGCCGTGTGGAAACGCAGATTAAGATCAAAACATCTGTGGACAAGCACGTCTATGTTGAGCAGCAACTTAAAGAAACAACGGAATTGCAGAATCGCTTGATGCGTATTGCATCCCATGACCTGAAGAACCCGCTGGCGAATATCAAGCTGGCGATCACGTTATTGGAAACAGACCTGCAAGACAACACCATCCTGCAACTGGCTTCGGAACAAACTGACCGGATGGAAAACATTATTCATGAATTCCTCGAACTGGAACTCATTAAGCACAATACGATGCAGGTCAACTTAAGCCCGATGACGTATCAGGAAAACTTGATCGGTGTCATCGCAGCCTACGAAGCAGCCGCTGCTGCTAAGGGTATTACGATTCAATGCGATCTTTCTGATGAGATCATCTATGCTGATAAAAATCGCCTGGAACAAGTCCTAAGCAACCTTGTGAGCAATGCTGTTAAATATGCGGCGTTGGATACCACAATTAGCATCTGGGATAGCCAGGAAGACGATATGCTCACCTTCTATGTGCAGAATATAGGCGAAGCGATCAAACCGGAGGAGATGAATAAGCTCTTCCAGCCATTCAGCAAGATGCATACGCGGCCTACAGGTGGTGAGCACAGCTCCGGCCTGGGGCTGTGGATCGTCCATCAGATGATGGAAGCTCAGCATGGCGAAGTCGGGATTGACCCTGACTTTAAAGATGGCGCGCGCTTCTGGGTGCGGCTGCCCCTTTACCAGGAAGAACTCGTAGCCTGTTAA
- a CDS encoding PA14 domain-containing protein yields MNRRFYLVLGLALILSLVGVQTSFAQGGLLWTTTFYNNEYLVGPSVKQTTVNSVNFNWGTDRPFSSVNADHFSARFSTAGEFAAGTYRFTMTADDGVHLIIDNNNVVIDTFDNPSPGQTITVDVPLTAGSHHLQVDYREVDGGAYVHLNWTNLGNVPAQPQPLTGSWTAQYFSNSNLSGSPFSTFSEGSPTHNWGYGAPLSNFPADNFSVRWTSGQYLNQGTYEFTVRADDGVRVRVDNVTVIDEWHSSAGAMYTGQIGVSSGNHTITVEYYENGSLAYIDYNLRLVNQPSPAQPQQPQPTATPIAVNARAEVTAGRLNFRSGPSINASILGKLSNGDIYPIIGRLEDSSWWQLNVNGTAGWVSGAFIRVLDASNVPVEQGQAAAAPAPTGNTLVTTANLSMRSGPAVSNSRQTVIPNNTAVEIVGRNASNTWWQVTYDRYTGWVSGQFVRLSASMNWDSIPVTFNN; encoded by the coding sequence ATGAATAGGCGATTTTATCTCGTTTTGGGTTTGGCCCTCATCCTTAGCCTGGTAGGTGTCCAAACATCGTTTGCACAGGGTGGCCTGCTGTGGACCACCACCTTCTATAACAATGAATATCTCGTTGGACCTTCAGTCAAACAGACGACTGTCAACAGCGTCAACTTTAACTGGGGCACCGACCGACCCTTTAGCAGCGTCAACGCAGATCACTTCAGCGCACGGTTTAGCACAGCGGGCGAGTTCGCAGCGGGGACGTATCGCTTCACAATGACCGCCGACGATGGCGTGCATCTCATCATCGACAACAACAACGTGGTTATTGATACCTTTGATAATCCCAGTCCCGGCCAGACAATCACCGTCGATGTGCCGCTGACAGCAGGTTCACATCACTTGCAGGTGGATTATCGTGAAGTGGACGGCGGCGCTTATGTGCACCTGAACTGGACCAATCTGGGCAACGTACCGGCCCAGCCGCAGCCGCTAACAGGCTCCTGGACAGCCCAATACTTCAGCAATAGCAATCTGTCCGGTTCGCCATTCAGCACATTCAGCGAAGGCTCACCGACACATAACTGGGGCTATGGGGCACCCCTTTCGAACTTCCCCGCCGATAACTTCAGCGTTCGCTGGACGAGCGGCCAGTATCTGAACCAGGGCACCTATGAATTTACAGTCCGGGCTGATGATGGGGTGCGCGTCCGTGTGGATAACGTCACAGTGATTGATGAGTGGCATTCTTCCGCCGGGGCGATGTATACCGGGCAGATCGGCGTGAGCAGCGGCAACCATACCATCACCGTTGAATATTATGAAAATGGTTCGCTGGCCTATATTGATTACAATCTGCGGCTCGTGAACCAGCCGAGCCCGGCCCAGCCACAGCAGCCGCAGCCTACTGCGACACCCATTGCAGTCAACGCCCGTGCCGAAGTCACAGCCGGACGCCTGAACTTCCGCTCTGGGCCATCCATCAACGCCAGCATCCTCGGTAAGCTCTCCAATGGCGATATTTACCCGATCATCGGGCGCTTAGAAGACAGCAGTTGGTGGCAGTTGAACGTCAACGGCACCGCGGGATGGGTCAGTGGGGCGTTTATCCGCGTCCTGGATGCGTCGAATGTCCCCGTTGAACAGGGCCAGGCCGCAGCCGCACCAGCCCCCACAGGCAATACGCTGGTTACGACAGCCAACCTGAGTATGCGCTCAGGGCCAGCCGTCTCTAACAGCCGCCAGACCGTCATCCCCAACAATACCGCTGTTGAGATCGTCGGGCGTAACGCCAGCAACACCTGGTGGCAGGTCACCTATGACCGCTATACCGGGTGGGTCAGTGGGCAGTTCGTACGGCTCAGCGCCAGCATGAATTGGGATAGCATCCCGGTGACGTTTAACAACTAA
- a CDS encoding VIT domain-containing protein: protein MSVFKKFRKVPFFLLLSLLLVGSVLPAAAQGFIVPCCGVETDPNWLTIDYHRVDVSIEEQIAHTLVEMQFTNDGEMLAEGTFIFPLPQGASVDRLTMYVDGTAIDAKILPADEARAIYDEIVRQYRDPALLEYVGQDVIQASVFPIPPGESRKIEISYDQLLELDNGLLHYVYPLNTSGTAARFIEQMSIRVSVEDDNAISNIYSPSHNIALNRPDDNHFSVGFEQNNFTPDADFSLYYGLRQDAIDMNLLSYRESATEDGFFMLMVQPPVTVDESAIVPKDVVIVLDQSGSMEGTKWQQAREATNTVLRSLNPQDRFNVVAFSTGWRIYGNDLLPADEAEGAADWVNGLWAEGGTDINGALETALGFADERPMTVLFMTDGLATEGITETNAILENLSALAAPNVRIFTFGVGDDVDTFLLDALVRDFRGAGSYVRPTERIDEEVASLYNKISAPVMTDISLQIDGVVAELMYPQQLPDLFAGEQVTIIGRYRGEAANATITMTGKVNGQQQTITLSDPNFRQTAGGESFLARLWATRRIGDLLNTIRLNGESDELVDSVVNLSIRYGIITPYTSFLIEEDDILSEQGRTQAMETFGEEAEEMARNFTGASAVDAADAAMDMQSANVVPAAPTMSRSGNGAGGVASEPSVDEIDADVTLGYIQNPLQQVAGKTFILQGDVWTDTTFSPDTMETTDIIFLSDAYFDLLEQFPEAGQYLALGEQIIVVLDGTAYRITGE, encoded by the coding sequence ATGTCTGTTTTTAAGAAATTTCGCAAAGTGCCTTTTTTCTTGTTGCTCTCCCTGCTGCTCGTGGGCAGTGTGCTGCCCGCCGCCGCGCAGGGGTTCATCGTGCCATGCTGCGGTGTCGAAACAGACCCCAATTGGCTCACTATTGATTATCACCGCGTTGATGTCTCTATCGAGGAACAAATCGCGCATACCCTGGTGGAGATGCAGTTCACGAACGATGGCGAGATGCTGGCTGAGGGGACTTTTATCTTCCCGCTGCCACAGGGAGCCTCTGTAGACCGCCTGACGATGTACGTTGATGGCACCGCCATTGATGCCAAAATCCTCCCGGCAGACGAAGCGCGCGCGATCTATGACGAAATCGTGCGCCAATACCGCGACCCGGCGCTGCTGGAATACGTCGGGCAGGATGTCATCCAGGCGAGCGTGTTCCCCATCCCACCGGGCGAATCGCGCAAGATTGAGATTAGCTATGATCAACTGCTGGAACTCGATAATGGGCTGCTGCATTACGTCTACCCATTGAACACATCCGGCACAGCGGCGCGCTTCATCGAGCAGATGAGCATCCGCGTCAGCGTCGAAGATGATAACGCCATCAGCAACATTTACTCACCCAGCCACAACATCGCCCTTAATCGCCCGGATGACAATCATTTCAGCGTCGGATTTGAGCAGAATAACTTCACGCCAGATGCAGACTTCAGCCTGTATTATGGCCTGCGGCAAGATGCCATTGATATGAACCTGCTCAGCTACCGCGAGAGCGCCACAGAAGACGGCTTCTTCATGCTGATGGTCCAACCGCCCGTCACTGTGGATGAAAGCGCCATCGTGCCCAAGGATGTCGTCATTGTGCTGGATCAATCCGGCAGTATGGAGGGCACCAAGTGGCAGCAAGCCCGCGAAGCGACCAATACAGTGCTGCGCAGCCTGAACCCGCAGGACCGCTTTAACGTGGTCGCATTCAGCACCGGGTGGCGCATCTATGGCAATGATTTACTGCCCGCCGATGAGGCTGAAGGGGCAGCCGATTGGGTCAATGGCTTGTGGGCAGAAGGCGGCACAGACATCAACGGCGCGCTGGAAACAGCCCTTGGTTTTGCCGATGAACGCCCCATGACCGTCTTGTTCATGACCGATGGCTTAGCCACAGAAGGCATTACGGAAACAAACGCCATCCTGGAAAATCTCTCTGCCTTAGCAGCCCCCAATGTGCGCATCTTCACATTCGGCGTGGGCGATGATGTCGATACATTCCTGTTGGATGCGCTGGTGCGTGATTTCCGTGGGGCAGGCAGCTATGTACGCCCGACAGAGCGCATTGATGAAGAAGTCGCCAGCCTGTACAACAAGATCAGTGCCCCTGTTATGACCGATATCAGCCTGCAAATCGACGGGGTTGTCGCGGAGTTGATGTACCCGCAGCAATTGCCAGATCTTTTCGCAGGGGAACAGGTCACCATCATAGGCCGCTACCGGGGCGAAGCCGCCAATGCCACCATCACCATGACGGGCAAGGTCAACGGCCAGCAGCAAACGATCACCCTATCGGACCCGAACTTCCGCCAGACAGCTGGTGGCGAAAGCTTCCTGGCGCGGCTATGGGCAACGCGGCGTATTGGCGACCTGCTGAACACAATTCGCCTGAATGGCGAGAGCGACGAATTGGTCGATAGTGTGGTCAATCTCAGCATTCGCTACGGCATCATCACGCCCTATACCAGCTTCCTGATCGAAGAAGATGACATCCTCAGCGAACAAGGCCGCACACAAGCGATGGAGACCTTCGGCGAAGAAGCGGAAGAAATGGCGCGTAACTTCACGGGGGCCAGCGCGGTTGATGCTGCCGACGCGGCCATGGATATGCAGTCCGCTAATGTGGTACCCGCCGCACCCACCATGTCGAGGAGCGGCAACGGGGCAGGGGGCGTCGCCAGTGAGCCTAGTGTTGATGAAATCGACGCGGATGTTACCTTAGGCTATATACAGAACCCGCTGCAACAGGTTGCTGGCAAGACGTTCATCTTGCAGGGTGACGTCTGGACGGATACGACATTCAGCCCGGATACGATGGAGACAACCGACATCATCTTCCTGAGCGATGCCTACTTTGACCTGCTGGAACAATTCCCTGAAGCAGGCCAGTACCTCGCCCTGGGTGAACAAATCATCGTCGTACTGGATGGCACCGCCTACCGCATCACAGGCGAATAA
- a CDS encoding glycosyltransferase: protein MLPLWTQSSGSGEQPMQVIHIIKATRISGAERHMLMLLPGLRQQGVDARLLLLTEPDNPMDNMVAEAEAAGIPVDRMVIRGHFNPMLVSRLRRYLKEKQPDVVHTHLIHADTHGILAARLAGVKTIITGRHNDDAFRIQGPVRMLNSLLWRMTSGGIAISHAIERFALEVEGAPRQKLRVVEYGLRYETATPDQLDAARQALRTELNLPSDAIIAGMASRLIEQKGVPYTIDAFARIQADFPDAYLVIAGDGPLRSQLEKQAKEAGIADKAFFLGWRSDMINVMAAYDVLLIPSLWEGFGLVILEAMSRRVPVIASRVSAIPEVVIDGETGILVPPKDVDALADAMRLLLSDRTLRRHMGMVGEDRLETHFSNARMASATIHVYHEFMGVTDEA, encoded by the coding sequence ATGCTGCCTCTATGGACACAATCATCAGGAAGTGGCGAGCAGCCCATGCAAGTGATACACATCATCAAAGCCACGCGTATCAGTGGTGCAGAACGCCATATGCTGATGCTACTGCCGGGCCTACGCCAGCAGGGCGTTGATGCGCGACTGCTCCTGCTTACAGAGCCGGATAACCCCATGGACAACATGGTCGCAGAAGCCGAAGCGGCAGGTATCCCCGTTGATCGCATGGTCATACGCGGCCATTTTAACCCCATGCTGGTGAGCCGCCTGCGCCGCTACCTCAAAGAGAAACAGCCCGATGTGGTCCATACACACCTGATCCATGCTGATACGCATGGTATCCTGGCGGCACGTCTGGCGGGGGTCAAGACAATCATCACCGGGCGGCACAATGACGATGCTTTTCGCATTCAGGGGCCAGTCCGTATGCTCAACAGCCTGCTATGGCGCATGACATCGGGCGGCATCGCTATTTCCCATGCCATTGAGCGCTTCGCCCTGGAAGTAGAAGGCGCACCACGCCAAAAGCTGCGCGTCGTTGAATATGGCCTGCGCTACGAAACCGCCACCCCGGATCAATTAGATGCCGCACGGCAAGCTCTGCGTACAGAATTGAACTTACCCTCAGATGCGATCATTGCCGGTATGGCATCGCGGTTAATTGAACAAAAGGGCGTGCCCTACACAATTGACGCTTTCGCACGCATCCAGGCCGATTTCCCGGATGCTTATCTCGTCATTGCAGGTGATGGCCCTCTGCGCAGCCAACTCGAAAAACAGGCGAAGGAGGCAGGCATTGCCGATAAAGCTTTCTTCCTCGGTTGGCGCTCCGATATGATCAATGTGATGGCGGCCTATGATGTGCTGCTGATACCCAGCTTATGGGAGGGCTTTGGCCTGGTGATATTAGAGGCGATGTCCCGGCGCGTCCCTGTCATCGCCAGCCGCGTCAGCGCAATCCCGGAAGTGGTCATTGATGGCGAAACGGGGATACTGGTACCGCCCAAGGACGTTGATGCGTTGGCGGATGCCATGCGTTTGCTGCTCAGCGACCGCACACTGCGGCGGCATATGGGCATGGTTGGCGAAGATCGCCTGGAGACACACTTCAGCAATGCCCGTATGGCTAGCGCCACGATCCACGTCTACCATGAATTCATGGGCGTAACAGACGAGGCATAA
- a CDS encoding MraY family glycosyltransferase: MDATVQYFPMMIVGFAAALGLTPISRQIAMRLGVVDKPNAPRKTHKDHKPMMGGLAIYIAFSAALLIFSPAENVAEYAAIVFGAGVLALTGAIDDRYQLSWRLRFIVQVGVAFIIVLSGTQIRMFGNQLIDVPITLIWIVALVNAANFLDNMDGLTAGLSTIASFWFLVIALTQAQYTVAMLAAALFGSSMGFLIYNFNPASTFMGDMGALVLGFVLSVLAIKLEFGSQPLGVSWMVPVLVLALPITDINLVVWTRLAEGRSPAEGGRDHTSHRLLTLRFSPRMTLITLYILCGLYGLLGLIVAISPTATALKIGVSALMLLGVWLILMVYIRERYQKGGTSD; this comes from the coding sequence ATGGATGCCACTGTACAGTACTTCCCAATGATGATTGTCGGCTTCGCCGCCGCGCTGGGCCTGACGCCGATTTCCAGGCAGATTGCCATGCGCCTGGGTGTGGTCGATAAGCCCAACGCGCCCCGCAAGACGCACAAAGATCATAAGCCGATGATGGGCGGGTTAGCGATTTACATCGCCTTTAGTGCGGCATTGCTCATCTTCAGCCCGGCGGAAAATGTCGCTGAATATGCGGCGATTGTCTTCGGCGCGGGGGTATTGGCGCTCACAGGGGCCATTGATGATCGCTATCAACTCTCCTGGCGGCTGCGCTTCATCGTACAAGTTGGCGTGGCCTTCATCATCGTTCTGAGCGGCACACAAATCCGCATGTTTGGCAACCAGCTCATTGATGTGCCCATCACCTTGATCTGGATTGTGGCGCTCGTCAATGCGGCGAACTTCCTGGATAACATGGATGGCCTGACAGCAGGTCTCTCGACCATTGCGTCCTTCTGGTTTTTGGTCATCGCGCTGACGCAAGCCCAATACACGGTGGCGATGTTGGCCGCCGCGCTCTTTGGCAGTTCTATGGGCTTCTTGATTTATAACTTCAATCCGGCCAGCACCTTTATGGGGGATATGGGCGCGCTCGTGCTCGGCTTTGTCCTCTCTGTGCTGGCGATTAAGCTAGAATTTGGCTCGCAGCCGCTCGGCGTCAGTTGGATGGTGCCTGTGTTGGTGCTGGCGCTGCCCATCACCGATATTAACCTTGTCGTCTGGACACGGCTGGCAGAGGGGCGCTCTCCAGCGGAAGGAGGGCGCGATCATACGTCACATCGCTTGCTGACCTTACGGTTCAGCCCAAGGATGACGCTGATCACGCTTTATATACTTTGTGGCCTTTATGGCCTGCTTGGCCTGATCGTAGCGATCAGCCCGACGGCAACAGCCCTAAAGATTGGGGTGTCTGCACTGATGCTACTGGGTGTATGGTTAATATTAATGGTGTACATCCGGGAGCGTTATCAAAAGGGTGGCACCAGTGATTGA